The Sphingomonas sp. HF-S4 sequence CGGCGGTGAGGGTTATCCCGAGCGGTTCCGACAAGCTCGACACGGACAGCGGGCCCGTAGTCAGGTGATCGACTATTGCGCGCCGTGTTGGATCGCCGAGTGCGTGGAATAGCCCATCAACTCCTGCGCTCATGCCTGGCTTTCGATCGCCTTGCGAAGATTGTCGAACTGAATGCGCCAACCCTCCTCGCGCATCACGGGACCGTCGGATCCCGCGAAAAATGCTACCTGATTCGTACAGATAAGGTCGGTCCCCAATTCTGTCGGTACAAGTTCGAACGTCGTCAACGAGACCGAGATCGCTCGACCGCCGAGTGTCATCGTACTGGTCGAAACAATACGTTCGTCTGGCACAACATCTTGATACGCGCCATCATTAGCGAGGATCACGCCGGGGAAGGGCGTACCCTCGCCAAAACGGTAGTGCAAATTGTCGGCGCCACCAGGGCGACAGTCGCTGTCGAACCGGATCACCTCATGCGTTTCGCTCTCGGCGTACCAGCCCCGCTTGATGGCGGGATCAGACAGTGCGGCGAACACCGTTGATGGTTTGGCCTTGAAGCTACGCTCAAGGACAAACGTGGCGTGCGTTACAGCAGGATCGTTCAAAATCTCTCTCCCAAAACACTGAAGTAGCGACTTCTGTATGTAACGAGAAATCGCGTTAGTCAAGTGTATGCTTCAGTATCGTCGGCGGAAACGAGTTCGCTAGCTGCCGGCCCAAAAAAGACGGCTTTCAGGATGATCAGCGGATGGGCAGAATAACCGGGTTTGGGGCGTTAGCTGCCAGCCCGCTTTCAGGCCAACCTTCGGTAATAGGGACGTCCGACAATGGGTGGATTGCCGTCAGGCCGCTTATAGGTGCAAATACGGCAATGTTGCCGACGACCTCGGGGGGATGATGAAGAGAG is a genomic window containing:
- a CDS encoding SRPBCC family protein, which translates into the protein MNDPAVTHATFVLERSFKAKPSTVFAALSDPAIKRGWYAESETHEVIRFDSDCRPGGADNLHYRFGEGTPFPGVILANDGAYQDVVPDERIVSTSTMTLGGRAISVSLTTFELVPTELGTDLICTNQVAFFAGSDGPVMREEGWRIQFDNLRKAIESQA